One genomic segment of Dehalogenimonas alkenigignens includes these proteins:
- a CDS encoding ImmA/IrrE family metallo-endopeptidase, with protein MKSLNDLEGFCDYLVGKYGNPRASTEDQKAEEFRQIYLRDLPANVRALRAVASCFGVHLKESEKMPRNVRGYHEMCGGRKYIYYRRNDTASGIENTILHELREMMETVFVQTEPGYEPLRTSARHIAANRFASAVLLPEDEFRERAYRAGFDVIGLSGIYSKSCSQILLRIGEVIQDRLFFYGALYEPDDAEGKEWAVTYWSGSRNGETKPSIFGIDGPFPKKGRRALPGSLVDKAVKTKMPHLSSKITLNHAWSFSDERLIALAQPMVNTAAEVEKVALIIMNTCDSHLLQPQIDAIKPISLEGIPASVGGKDGH; from the coding sequence GTGAAGAGCCTCAATGACCTCGAGGGTTTCTGCGACTACCTGGTTGGGAAGTATGGCAATCCCAGGGCTTCGACCGAGGATCAAAAGGCAGAGGAGTTCAGGCAGATCTATTTGAGGGATTTACCGGCGAACGTGAGGGCGCTAAGAGCGGTTGCTTCATGTTTCGGTGTCCACCTGAAAGAGTCGGAGAAAATGCCGCGAAATGTGAGGGGCTATCACGAAATGTGCGGCGGCCGGAAATACATCTATTATCGCCGGAACGATACGGCCAGCGGCATCGAGAACACCATCCTTCATGAGCTGAGAGAGATGATGGAGACTGTGTTTGTGCAGACTGAGCCGGGATACGAGCCGCTGAGGACGAGCGCCCGCCACATCGCCGCCAACCGGTTTGCATCGGCGGTCTTGCTGCCTGAGGACGAATTTCGTGAAAGAGCCTACCGGGCTGGATTCGATGTCATCGGCCTCTCCGGGATTTACTCCAAGAGCTGTTCCCAAATCCTGCTGCGTATAGGTGAAGTGATCCAGGACCGGCTATTTTTCTACGGCGCGCTGTATGAACCGGACGACGCCGAAGGCAAAGAATGGGCAGTCACGTACTGGTCGGGCTCCCGGAACGGAGAAACGAAACCAAGCATCTTCGGTATCGACGGGCCTTTCCCCAAAAAGGGCAGGCGAGCGTTGCCCGGTTCTCTCGTTGACAAGGCCGTGAAAACCAAAATGCCTCATCTATCTAGCAAAATCACCCTGAATCACGCCTGGAGTTTCAGTGACGAAAGACTCATTGCCCTGGCTCAACCCATGGTCAATACCGCCGCCGAGGTCGAAAAGGTGGCTCTCATTATAATGAACACCTGTGATAGCCACCTTCTCCAACCTCAAATAGACGCAATTAAACCAATCTCGCTGGAGGGCATTCCGGCATCTGTAGGAGGAAAAGATGGACATTGA
- a CDS encoding helix-turn-helix domain-containing protein — translation MPDFAGYIRQLRQKQRLSLRDVAQKTGISYSYLAQIEQGRRNPPGPDFMKRLAPVYQVTLKDLLRAAGYLEENEPSLSDEQEVEMAFNYVMNDPRYHSGTRMTGELTTDVKRFIVEMYEKATGKKLLPGRSE, via the coding sequence ATGCCAGATTTCGCGGGATATATAAGACAACTGCGCCAGAAGCAGCGGCTTTCCTTGAGGGACGTCGCGCAGAAGACCGGCATCTCTTATTCGTACTTGGCCCAGATCGAGCAGGGCCGGAGAAATCCGCCCGGACCTGACTTCATGAAGCGCCTGGCGCCCGTCTACCAGGTGACGCTCAAAGACCTCCTCAGGGCGGCCGGTTATCTCGAAGAGAATGAACCTAGTCTTAGCGACGAACAGGAAGTGGAGATGGCTTTCAATTACGTCATGAACGACCCCCGCTACCATTCCGGTACCCGCATGACGGGTGAACTGACGACGGACGTGAAGCGGTTTATAGTTGAGATGTACGAGAAGGCCACCGGGAAAAAGCTGCTGCCGGGGCGCAGCGAGTGA
- a CDS encoding helix-turn-helix domain-containing protein, which produces MFKVVLNRDNLEKAMLRHNLSRKLLAKKIGLSPSYLCRILAGKQAPTAAVRQQLLDYFKGSSFDDLFTIQENGAGNDD; this is translated from the coding sequence ATGTTCAAGGTGGTTTTGAACAGGGATAACCTTGAAAAAGCAATGCTTCGCCACAACCTCTCGCGCAAGCTCCTTGCCAAGAAGATCGGTCTGTCGCCGAGTTACCTCTGCCGCATCCTCGCCGGCAAGCAAGCCCCGACTGCCGCAGTACGCCAGCAACTTCTCGACTACTTCAAAGGCAGTTCGTTCGACGACCTGTTCACCATCCAGGAAAACGGGGCTGGTAATGACGATTGA
- a CDS encoding DUF3854 domain-containing protein: MTTKDSRGEKTATADAFSEAVPELLESHLRHLLDDTGLDLDIIRERKYRSIVCKAELSRLGFAQSQQHVPGLLIPLWGVDGQAAGYQLRPDNPRTNNQGKMVKYELPAGSANRLDCPPRCQKALGNPKVPLWITEGSKKADALAGRGACAISVTGVWGFKGKNEFGGVTFLADWDYIALKERTVYLAFDSDIMTKEPVRKALSHVAEHIRRKGAKVQIVQLPQLEGQGKTGIDDYLLKYSLADAEKLVGEFKLEEEDRERYVSGFILRDGTVGEMVVDEDDRYFMVSDGGAIKKVWQYDTSKVTYLPTTDSLVGHVVHFAPGAAPYDSQAKLFGEIKGFIHRYMELPSDFEEIASLYVLLSWVYEFAPSIPYLRVIGDWGTGKTRFLQVVGSVCFRPMFASGATTPSPIFRILEQFRGTLVLDEADFKDSSAWTEMVKLLNNGYRPGMPVLRADKENGKWFPRGYQVFGPKLLSTRFPFSDEALESRCLTSEMMPLTREDIPRVLPASFDKEVGTLRSKLLTFRLHNLCRLRGKTFGNELLEPNLQPRLQEILIPMKAMLNGDHAMAEALGSFVHRLQESLYTRRRESDAGRVLAAMIELHRENKELSLKNIAISASAMDEEEAPFNPEKAGWLTRRLGFQKEKGSSTRRRVVCWDQARVESLIKQYGLKLEPPVSEKKPFTPFEPFETASDSPKGSQAKEKPFAEKAGNSSDLALEGTKGSERAEKPFEKPFVREPEREAKGLKGSKGSVGNTASYHQPEGTT, translated from the coding sequence ATGACCACCAAAGACTCACGCGGCGAAAAGACCGCTACTGCCGACGCGTTCAGCGAGGCCGTGCCGGAACTCCTGGAGAGTCACTTAAGGCATCTCCTGGATGACACCGGCCTCGACCTCGACATCATCCGGGAGCGGAAGTACCGGAGCATCGTGTGCAAGGCTGAGCTATCAAGGCTCGGCTTTGCACAGTCGCAACAGCATGTGCCCGGCCTCCTAATCCCTTTGTGGGGCGTCGACGGGCAGGCGGCCGGGTACCAACTCCGGCCCGATAACCCCCGCACCAACAACCAGGGCAAGATGGTGAAATACGAGCTGCCGGCAGGGTCGGCAAACCGGCTCGACTGCCCGCCCCGCTGCCAGAAAGCTCTCGGCAACCCCAAGGTGCCGCTCTGGATCACCGAGGGCTCCAAGAAAGCCGATGCCCTGGCCGGCCGCGGTGCTTGCGCCATATCCGTCACCGGTGTCTGGGGATTCAAAGGCAAGAACGAGTTCGGCGGCGTGACCTTCCTCGCCGATTGGGACTACATCGCCCTTAAAGAACGCACCGTTTACCTCGCCTTCGACTCCGACATCATGACCAAGGAGCCGGTGAGGAAAGCACTGTCTCATGTCGCCGAGCACATCCGGCGTAAAGGGGCGAAAGTGCAAATCGTCCAACTGCCCCAGTTGGAAGGCCAGGGCAAAACGGGCATCGACGACTACCTGCTCAAGTATTCCCTCGCCGATGCCGAAAAGCTGGTCGGTGAGTTCAAGCTGGAAGAAGAAGACCGGGAGCGGTATGTCTCCGGTTTCATCCTCCGCGACGGCACGGTGGGCGAGATGGTGGTCGATGAAGATGACCGGTATTTCATGGTTTCAGACGGTGGGGCAATCAAGAAAGTCTGGCAATACGACACCTCGAAGGTGACCTACCTGCCGACCACCGATTCGCTGGTCGGCCATGTGGTGCACTTCGCCCCCGGCGCCGCGCCTTATGACTCTCAGGCAAAACTCTTCGGAGAGATAAAGGGCTTTATCCACCGCTATATGGAGCTGCCGTCTGATTTCGAGGAGATCGCTTCGCTCTACGTCCTCTTAAGCTGGGTTTACGAGTTCGCCCCTTCGATTCCATATCTCCGGGTGATCGGCGACTGGGGCACCGGCAAGACACGTTTTTTGCAGGTTGTCGGCAGCGTGTGCTTCCGCCCGATGTTTGCCTCGGGCGCTACCACGCCGTCGCCGATCTTTCGCATTCTGGAGCAATTCCGGGGAACGTTGGTGCTTGATGAAGCCGACTTCAAGGATTCCTCAGCCTGGACGGAGATGGTGAAGCTTCTCAATAACGGCTACCGGCCAGGGATGCCGGTCCTTAGAGCCGACAAGGAAAACGGGAAATGGTTTCCCCGCGGCTACCAGGTGTTCGGGCCGAAACTACTGTCGACCAGGTTCCCATTCAGCGACGAAGCCCTCGAGAGTCGCTGTCTGACGTCCGAGATGATGCCGCTCACCCGCGAGGACATCCCCCGCGTGCTGCCGGCGTCTTTCGACAAAGAGGTCGGGACCCTGCGGTCAAAGCTGCTCACCTTTCGCCTTCACAACCTTTGCCGTCTCAGGGGCAAGACCTTCGGCAACGAACTCCTCGAACCCAACCTGCAGCCGCGCCTTCAGGAGATACTCATTCCGATGAAGGCCATGCTTAACGGCGACCACGCCATGGCGGAGGCGCTGGGCAGTTTCGTCCACCGGCTACAGGAATCGCTTTACACCAGACGCCGAGAAAGCGACGCCGGACGGGTGCTTGCCGCAATGATTGAACTGCACCGGGAAAACAAGGAACTGTCACTCAAAAACATCGCAATAAGCGCCAGCGCCATGGATGAAGAGGAGGCTCCATTCAACCCGGAAAAGGCTGGCTGGCTGACCCGGCGGCTCGGCTTTCAAAAAGAGAAGGGCAGCAGCACGCGGCGAAGGGTGGTCTGCTGGGATCAGGCAAGGGTCGAAAGCCTGATCAAGCAATATGGCCTTAAGCTCGAACCCCCCGTATCCGAGAAAAAACCTTTCACTCCTTTCGAACCTTTCGAAACAGCTTCAGATTCCCCGAAAGGTTCTCAAGCGAAGGAAAAACCTTTCGCTGAAAAAGCCGGAAATTCGTCGGATTTAGCTTTGGAGGGGACGAAAGGTTCTGAAAGGGCGGAAAAACCTTTCGAAAAACCTTTCGTACGTGAGCCTGAACGTGAGGCGAAAGGTTTGAAAGGTTCGAAAGGTTCTGTAGGGAATACGGCGTCTTATCATCAGCCGGAGGGAACGACATGA
- a CDS encoding J domain-containing protein, translating into MEERFNRIKRIQQDLANELQVFMCELFTSAADPTTVMNFAQRLGVDVSAGKHLPPQPPAQDPYRVLGCDRGTPQEQVRRRYLDLLRKLHPDTAGIKGTEYLTQLVTEAFKKISVERRW; encoded by the coding sequence ATGGAAGAACGCTTCAACAGAATCAAGAGGATACAGCAAGACCTGGCAAACGAGCTTCAAGTGTTCATGTGCGAGCTCTTTACCAGCGCCGCCGACCCAACCACTGTCATGAACTTCGCCCAGAGGCTCGGCGTGGACGTTTCGGCTGGTAAGCATTTGCCGCCTCAACCGCCTGCTCAGGATCCCTACAGGGTCCTCGGCTGTGACCGGGGGACGCCGCAGGAGCAGGTAAGACGCCGCTACTTGGACCTACTCCGAAAGCTTCACCCGGACACCGCCGGCATCAAGGGCACCGAATACCTGACTCAACTGGTGACCGAGGCCTTCAAGAAGATCTCCGTCGAGAGGAGGTGGTAA